The following proteins are co-located in the Candidatus Woesearchaeota archaeon genome:
- a CDS encoding rhomboid family intramembrane serine protease, whose translation MRKAVIVVITVFIIVISSLVYLLIPNSVNTLAFSGEAFLRGELYRLVTFPFSHENLFHLVENIVALSVIALLAYELHFHGFDFLLVFFGAGLLLAFADLLFFPAIILAGTSLGIYAVLGTLVLKGDKFLPKKLMIPLLIFSIFSKLLYDLYTCQSCITQETVNQALFHFFGFGTGMIICVMIKGMKERKVAFLYSDDD comes from the coding sequence ATGAGAAAAGCAGTCATTGTTGTTATTACGGTATTTATTATTGTCATAAGCTCACTTGTTTATCTCCTGATTCCTAATTCTGTAAATACGCTTGCATTTTCCGGAGAGGCATTTCTGCGTGGAGAACTCTACCGTTTGGTTACCTTCCCTTTCTCTCACGAAAATCTCTTTCATTTGGTCGAGAACATTGTTGCCTTGAGTGTTATTGCCTTACTTGCCTATGAGCTTCATTTTCATGGTTTTGACTTTCTTCTTGTGTTTTTTGGTGCTGGCCTTCTTCTTGCGTTTGCTGATCTTCTTTTTTTTCCGGCGATCATCCTTGCAGGCACATCGTTAGGAATATACGCAGTGCTTGGTACATTGGTGCTGAAGGGAGATAAGTTCCTGCCAAAAAAACTTATGATCCCCTTGTTAATATTTTCAATTTTTTCGAAACTTTTATATGATCTTTACACTTGTCAGAGTTGTATTACCCAAGAAACAGTGAATCAAGCATTGTTTCATTTTTTTGGATTTGGCACAGGAATGATCATTTGTGTTATGATCAAAGGAATGAAGGAGCGGAAAGTGGCATTTTTATATAGTGATGATGATTAG
- a CDS encoding PIG-L family deacetylase codes for MADTIITFCAHNDDQILGAGGTLAKYARQGYEVYTYIFSYGEQSHPWLKGEITAEMRIKEAHASDKVLGGKDIFFFGLKEGHFREEIQEKGIKEQMEAIIAEKQPKKIFTHSLDDPHPDHRVVYETVLEITQKIDCEVYSFNVWNLFNFKERDLPKLVVDISDTFSLKLDSFARHKSQKMTMISLLWKVYLQAIINGLRHHAKYAEVFYKIK; via the coding sequence ATGGCAGATACAATTATCACGTTTTGTGCCCATAACGACGACCAAATTCTCGGAGCTGGGGGAACATTAGCAAAATATGCCAGGCAAGGGTATGAGGTGTACACCTATATCTTTTCCTATGGTGAGCAAAGCCATCCTTGGTTGAAGGGTGAGATTACGGCTGAGATGCGAATAAAAGAGGCACATGCATCTGACAAAGTTCTGGGCGGGAAGGATATCTTCTTTTTTGGTTTAAAAGAAGGACATTTTCGCGAAGAAATTCAAGAGAAAGGGATCAAAGAACAGATGGAAGCTATTATTGCAGAGAAGCAACCCAAAAAGATCTTTACTCATTCTCTTGATGATCCTCATCCTGATCATCGTGTAGTTTATGAAACCGTGCTCGAAATAACACAAAAGATAGACTGTGAGGTGTATAGCTTTAATGTATGGAATCTCTTTAACTTCAAGGAACGAGACCTTCCAAAGCTGGTGGTTGATATCTCAGATACTTTTTCACTTAAACTCGATTCTTTCGCACGCCATAAAAGCCAAAAAATGACCATGATCAGTCTCCTCTGGAAGGTTTATCTCCAAGCAATTATCAATGGATTACGACATCATGCAAAATATGCTGAGGTATTTTATAAAATAAAGTAA
- a CDS encoding glycosyltransferase family 4 protein has translation MKKLLITSDCFLPRWDGIARFLSEMVPRLKEKYDITLIVPDFPGEKKDIENVTIVRIPLSPFAVSDIPLTKIPQKTVKAYVTKADIVFNQTLGPIGIAAINAAHYAKVPVISYIHSIEWELFTKSVGKFKFLIRIFAKALARNLYRKCDLLLVPSLEVSELFMHEKIETKKVIIQLGTDTNKFKPTTDKAMAKQKIGIDPSYKVIGFSGRIGREKDLITLYRAFVRLRTKRKDVKLLIVGSGIKEYEEISSKRADILFVGSQNKVVPYLQAMDIYVLPSLTETSSLATMEAMACGLPVLVTPIGNMKEYIIEKENGCFFPKKNPFVLSLKLNWLLDDEQLRNKVGENARKTVGERFSWEETVQEIQSVLDEF, from the coding sequence ATGAAAAAGCTGTTAATAACATCAGACTGTTTTTTACCACGCTGGGATGGCATTGCCCGATTTCTCTCAGAGATGGTTCCACGGTTAAAGGAAAAATACGATATTACCCTTATTGTTCCTGACTTTCCTGGAGAAAAAAAAGACATAGAAAACGTAACTATCGTGAGAATTCCCCTCTCTCCTTTTGCGGTTTCAGACATTCCTTTGACAAAGATCCCCCAGAAAACAGTAAAGGCGTATGTGACAAAGGCCGATATAGTTTTTAACCAGACATTAGGGCCTATAGGTATCGCTGCGATCAATGCAGCACATTATGCAAAAGTACCAGTCATCTCCTACATTCATTCAATTGAATGGGAATTGTTTACGAAAAGCGTTGGCAAATTTAAATTCTTGATCAGAATCTTTGCAAAGGCCCTTGCAAGAAATCTGTACAGAAAGTGTGACCTTTTACTCGTTCCTTCGCTTGAAGTTTCTGAATTATTCATGCATGAGAAGATTGAAACAAAAAAGGTCATCATCCAACTTGGAACAGACACGAATAAATTCAAACCCACAACAGACAAAGCAATGGCAAAACAAAAGATAGGGATTGATCCAAGCTACAAGGTGATAGGGTTTTCAGGAAGGATTGGCCGAGAAAAGGATCTTATTACCCTCTATCGAGCGTTTGTTCGACTGAGAACCAAGCGTAAGGACGTAAAGCTTTTGATTGTTGGTTCTGGGATCAAAGAATATGAAGAAATATCCAGCAAAAGAGCAGATATCCTCTTTGTTGGTAGTCAAAATAAGGTTGTACCATATCTCCAAGCTATGGACATCTATGTACTCCCTTCATTAACAGAGACCTCATCATTGGCAACCATGGAAGCTATGGCCTGTGGGCTTCCGGTGCTTGTCACTCCTATTGGTAATATGAAAGAGTACATTATCGAGAAGGAAAATGGATGCTTTTTCCCAAAAAAGAATCCGTTTGTCTTATCCCTTAAATTAAACTGGCTGCTGGATGATGAGCAGCTGAGAAATAAAGTAGGGGAAAATGCACGCAAAACTGTCGGAGAACGATTTTCATGGGAAGAAACGGTTCAAGAGATACAAAGTGTTCTTGATGAATTTTAA